Proteins encoded by one window of Candidatus Acidiferrales bacterium:
- a CDS encoding cation diffusion facilitator family transporter codes for MEPEYIAEKSVFVEKVHVGRPLLYSILLNGLITVVELIGGILSGSLALISDAMHNFSDFIALIISLIASRMMDWAGNTKKSYGYFRFEILAAFINSVLLVLIGIYIIYEALARFRHPVHIDSVMMLIVAIVGLAANLSSVLLLRKHRRENLNIKSAFLHLITDTLESGAVIVTAAIITFIKFSSLDLIMSVVIGVFIIKSSWDLLLESTNILTEGSPRGIDLNEVGSFIKDFPGVKGVHHLHIWSLSSNFRALSAHIVVDDMQLSRTIEITWELEQQLAARFSIDHPTFQLETRLNQDCGEELIPQYKDGNRRSKTS; via the coding sequence ATGGAGCCCGAGTACATTGCCGAGAAGTCTGTGTTCGTCGAAAAAGTTCATGTAGGAAGGCCGCTTCTTTACTCAATACTTCTAAACGGGTTGATTACAGTGGTGGAGCTGATCGGCGGCATTCTGTCCGGAAGCCTGGCACTCATCTCTGACGCGATGCACAACTTCAGCGACTTCATCGCGCTGATAATCAGTCTGATCGCCAGCCGGATGATGGACTGGGCAGGCAACACCAAGAAATCCTACGGCTACTTCCGTTTCGAAATCCTTGCGGCATTCATAAACTCCGTTCTCCTCGTTCTCATCGGCATTTATATAATTTATGAGGCGCTTGCTCGCTTTCGACATCCGGTGCACATCGATTCGGTAATGATGCTGATAGTAGCAATTGTCGGGTTAGCGGCAAATCTGTCGTCGGTTTTGCTGCTTCGCAAGCATAGAAGAGAAAATCTCAACATCAAGAGTGCCTTTCTCCATTTGATAACGGATACTCTGGAGTCCGGAGCTGTGATCGTCACCGCTGCAATTATCACCTTCATAAAATTTTCCTCGCTTGATTTGATCATGTCCGTCGTCATCGGCGTCTTCATCATAAAGAGTTCGTGGGACTTGCTGCTCGAATCGACCAACATCCTTACCGAAGGCTCCCCAAGAGGAATCGATCTCAACGAAGTGGGAAGCTTCATAAAGGATTTTCCGGGAGTCAAAGGGGTACACCATCTTCACATCTGGAGTTTGTCGTCCAATTTCCGCGCTTTGTCGGCGCATATCGTGGTCGATGACATGCAGCTCAGCCGCACTATTGAAATAACCTGGGAGCTAGAGCAGCAGCTTGCAGCGAGATTCAGCATCGACCATCCGACGTTCCAGCTGGAGACCCGGCTGAACCAAGATTGCGGCGAAGAATTGATTCCGCAGTATAAAGACGGAAACCGCAGATCAAAGACCTCTTGA
- a CDS encoding anaerobic glycerol-3-phosphate dehydrogenase subunit C translates to MSSNPQNIESDLRKKISGEVLFDEISRTLFSTDACMYQIKPLGVVVPRNIEDVIETVRYCSERQIPITSRGAGTSLAGQSIGSGIILVFNKYFREILGIDEAKQSASVQPGVVLDKLDRYLLPHGVMFGPDPSTGKQCVIGGMIGTNAAGPHTVKYGATKDNVLELKVVTSGGELRTFSAEASENEFIRKVGDILLPHKNLIDKRFPKTSKNSSGYNLKDTVKDGAIDLTKLLCGSEGTLGIVVEARLKLVRLPKERRNLIAYFSSYESCAAAAKDSLQFGPSAVEMLDKTFSNTALGIDPVLDEILKQNFVSIVIFEFEETEPGLAEGKISRLSEHLKILGLSQRQIMPRDQNEASKLWRVRKEASAIFYKIEKPGKKTSFVEDVAVPIERLPVYLVGVQRILKRYDLQCALYGHAGDGNTHTILLLDQKNREHLAKIDPIANEIYDLAISLGGTLSGEHGDGLLRTPFLSKLYGEEIYSLFKGVKEIFDPDGIMNPGKIIGSQNESVVHDLRYGENYRRVGTATSLDEADMANEIEKCHGCGLCLSYCPTALATFDERATPRAKGNVLRGIISGGLDSDILGKQDFKDVLDYCFNCKLCLTECPTQIDIPGMVIEAKTIFFEKTEKSRQDKFINRLPIFSAAASVSPTIANLASGLKIFRKLTEKLFGIDYRRQLPLFHKPLFKRIGLNRKTETPQGRVIYFSGCFANYNDVTGEGLAAVEVLRRNRIDVRVLDSLRCCGIARITTGSKSEVIPDAAWNTAQLETYIDQGFDIVFSAPSCALAVKEDYPILLATSSAEKVAAHSFELSDYLSVLHKEGKLNTDFGPIEKSVTYHNPCHSIPLGVRKQPIDLMRLIPDLEILELDEDTCCGMAGTFGLKKQFYDLSMEAGANLFDQIKDRKVDSVITTCGTCNIQISQGANVKVEHLAKILLESYRMYDGTAGQHKNAQKGFSDEETVSKILQTDSFGKSLIE, encoded by the coding sequence ATGAGTTCCAATCCACAAAACATTGAAAGCGACCTGAGAAAAAAGATCTCGGGTGAAGTACTCTTCGACGAGATTTCCCGAACGCTCTTCAGCACGGATGCCTGCATGTACCAGATCAAGCCGCTCGGCGTCGTGGTGCCAAGGAATATCGAAGATGTCATCGAGACAGTCCGATATTGCTCCGAGCGGCAAATTCCGATTACGAGCCGGGGAGCCGGCACAAGTCTGGCCGGGCAATCGATCGGGAGCGGGATTATCCTTGTCTTCAATAAATATTTCCGGGAGATACTCGGCATCGATGAGGCAAAACAATCTGCAAGTGTACAGCCCGGAGTAGTTTTGGACAAGCTCGACAGATACCTCTTGCCGCATGGGGTTATGTTCGGTCCCGATCCATCCACAGGTAAGCAATGCGTCATCGGCGGAATGATCGGAACGAACGCGGCGGGTCCGCACACGGTTAAGTACGGTGCCACGAAGGACAACGTGCTCGAGTTGAAGGTCGTTACGTCCGGGGGAGAACTTCGGACTTTTTCGGCAGAAGCGTCTGAAAACGAATTCATCAGGAAAGTGGGGGACATCCTTCTCCCCCATAAGAACTTGATTGACAAAAGATTTCCGAAGACCTCGAAAAATTCTTCAGGCTACAACCTGAAGGACACGGTCAAAGACGGCGCGATAGACCTGACAAAACTGCTCTGCGGAAGCGAAGGGACACTCGGGATAGTCGTCGAAGCAAGATTAAAACTGGTCCGTCTTCCAAAAGAGAGAAGGAACCTGATCGCATATTTTTCATCCTACGAATCGTGCGCCGCCGCCGCAAAAGATTCCTTGCAATTCGGTCCGTCGGCAGTGGAGATGCTGGACAAAACCTTCTCGAACACGGCGCTCGGCATCGATCCGGTATTGGACGAGATACTTAAACAGAATTTCGTCTCGATAGTTATTTTTGAGTTTGAGGAAACAGAACCAGGTCTTGCAGAAGGGAAGATTTCCAGGCTATCCGAGCATCTCAAAATCCTGGGGTTAAGTCAAAGGCAGATCATGCCGCGCGACCAAAATGAGGCATCCAAACTCTGGCGAGTTCGCAAGGAAGCGTCCGCAATCTTTTACAAAATAGAAAAGCCCGGAAAGAAGACTTCGTTTGTGGAGGACGTTGCCGTCCCGATTGAAAGACTTCCGGTTTACCTGGTTGGTGTGCAGAGAATTCTCAAAAGATACGACCTGCAATGTGCTCTTTATGGCCACGCTGGCGACGGAAACACTCACACCATTCTCCTCCTCGATCAGAAGAACAGGGAGCATCTGGCGAAAATCGATCCGATCGCAAATGAAATTTATGATCTTGCAATATCCCTTGGCGGAACTCTGAGCGGCGAGCATGGCGACGGACTCTTGCGAACTCCTTTCCTGTCCAAACTCTATGGCGAAGAGATTTATTCGCTTTTCAAAGGAGTGAAGGAAATTTTTGATCCGGACGGAATAATGAATCCGGGGAAAATCATCGGAAGCCAAAACGAGTCCGTCGTCCACGACCTACGTTATGGTGAAAATTACAGAAGAGTCGGAACGGCGACATCTCTCGACGAGGCTGACATGGCAAACGAGATAGAGAAATGCCATGGCTGCGGATTGTGCCTGAGTTACTGTCCGACAGCTCTCGCAACATTTGACGAGAGGGCGACCCCGCGCGCAAAAGGAAATGTACTTCGTGGAATTATAAGCGGGGGTTTGGACTCGGACATTTTGGGGAAACAGGATTTCAAGGATGTTCTCGACTACTGCTTCAACTGCAAGCTTTGTCTTACAGAATGTCCAACGCAGATCGACATTCCCGGAATGGTGATCGAGGCGAAGACGATCTTTTTTGAAAAGACAGAAAAATCCCGACAAGATAAATTTATCAATCGACTCCCGATTTTTTCGGCCGCCGCTTCGGTTAGCCCGACGATCGCGAACCTGGCATCGGGTCTGAAGATTTTTCGCAAGCTTACAGAAAAGTTATTCGGCATCGACTATCGAAGACAGCTCCCCCTTTTCCACAAACCGCTTTTTAAACGAATTGGATTAAATAGAAAGACGGAGACCCCCCAAGGCAGAGTCATTTACTTTTCCGGCTGCTTTGCAAACTACAATGACGTTACAGGCGAAGGACTTGCCGCAGTAGAAGTACTCAGGCGAAACCGGATTGATGTTCGAGTGCTCGACAGCCTTCGTTGCTGCGGGATTGCACGTATAACTACAGGGAGCAAAAGTGAGGTGATCCCCGATGCCGCGTGGAACACAGCTCAGCTTGAAACTTACATAGATCAAGGCTTCGACATAGTTTTCTCCGCCCCAAGCTGCGCGCTGGCGGTAAAAGAAGATTATCCAATTTTGCTCGCTACCTCTTCTGCGGAAAAAGTCGCCGCACATTCATTCGAGCTCTCAGATTATCTTTCAGTACTCCATAAGGAAGGTAAACTTAACACGGACTTTGGCCCGATTGAAAAATCTGTTACATATCATAATCCGTGTCATTCGATTCCTCTCGGCGTAAGAAAGCAGCCGATCGATCTGATGCGACTCATCCCTGATCTAGAAATCTTAGAACTGGACGAGGATACCTGCTGCGGAATGGCGGGAACTTTCGGTTTGAAAAAACAATTCTATGATCTTTCAATGGAAGCGGGGGCAAATTTATTCGACCAGATAAAGGACAGGAAGGTCGATTCCGTAATTACGACCTGCGGAACATGCAACATCCAGATTTCGCAAGGCGCAAACGTGAAAGTTGAGCATCTCGCAAAGATCTTACTGGAAAGCTATAGGATGTACGACGGGACAGCAGGTCAGCACAAGAACGCGCAAAAAGGATTTTCAGATGAAGAAACCGTGTCAAAAATTTTGCAAACGGATTCCTTCGGGAAAAGCCTTATAGAATAA
- a CDS encoding TonB-dependent receptor — MEEGFMLRVSCALLFLVLAASEQIAIGGTIKGHVKETKSKSGIVGAAVFLDGTSFGTMTDTSGAYEISDVPAGSYKISAYGIGYTNAGGDIDIPSDTSVLVRDFTLKENAITLRETIIEARANNTLETAARATEKNSENIVNVISAQAIEQSTDLSAADVMQRVSGMSLIRQQGEARYVVMRGLEQQYNNTLVDGIKIPSPEAKDRFVPLDIFPSSLFERIEVEKSLTPDLAGDAIGGSTDLILRKAPQDFTFSLSAASGSSSGVVGSAFSTFDRSTVNDLDPERLHGTVDDENPTTQIKPRYNPTPSDFTTANLIFTNKAALPDGLLNGLVGDRFLDNRFGIMAAGAFQNTYVYVPVQFYSVSSDINTFDQSGHLIPYRADSTDQNYYTNRMRGGAVLNADFIASEGHELSATYMYVVQQEAQTRHETQVTIDGERGAADFTYSHRSALRTQDISSISLGGRHFTDSPISITWTLNYTDALQDRPDEAEYSVYQNYNAQHVLSGTLGLADITHDWRRNDDRQYLGKLDGTYHLTSDGTQTFQVGMEAQGLRRANYEDDYKLNPYVFTSGPYAGHTEPFTTIDSAVVTVFGYGTTSGTSVYGYQNYKASEVLLASYFEYKAILGQLQILGGMRWEQAHDIYNTMANPVDSLRQANIFMVNILPGIHFRYELTPEQLLHFSVTQSMSRPSYFDLVPAVDRSDESSSTGNPGLRPAVSTNVDLRYEYYPNSTDVFSAGVYYKRIKDPIEDEFNSIGVVLNTTKINGDPATVYGFEGVISKHIGNFGATVNYAYVISKISSIKQVTVEDINSGDLTQLYYKETTPLPSQSPQVVNVILSYDNPNWGTKLELAYNYTGKRLRAVAQLDGYDTYEEGVGQLDFSGEQTLLFNLKLNLKLTNLTNAQDITEIETGEYLKHVPIVVERDLNKMGGSVGISYDF, encoded by the coding sequence ATGGAAGAAGGGTTCATGTTGAGAGTTAGTTGCGCGCTGCTTTTCTTAGTTTTGGCTGCATCGGAACAAATCGCAATCGGCGGAACGATCAAGGGACATGTCAAAGAAACGAAGAGCAAATCTGGAATAGTCGGTGCCGCTGTGTTTCTTGACGGAACGAGCTTCGGTACGATGACAGATACCAGCGGTGCCTACGAAATTAGCGACGTGCCTGCAGGGAGCTATAAAATCTCGGCTTATGGAATTGGCTACACAAACGCCGGCGGGGACATAGATATTCCGAGTGACACGAGCGTGCTTGTCAGAGATTTCACGCTAAAAGAAAACGCGATAACGCTTCGCGAGACCATAATCGAAGCAAGAGCAAACAACACGCTTGAAACAGCAGCAAGGGCCACGGAAAAAAACTCTGAAAACATCGTGAATGTGATCTCCGCGCAGGCAATCGAACAATCTACCGACCTCTCGGCGGCGGACGTCATGCAGAGAGTCTCCGGCATGTCGCTGATCCGCCAGCAGGGTGAAGCCCGCTATGTCGTGATGCGCGGACTCGAGCAGCAATACAACAATACTCTGGTCGATGGAATAAAAATACCGAGCCCCGAAGCCAAGGACCGCTTTGTACCTCTGGACATTTTCCCGTCATCGCTTTTTGAAAGGATAGAAGTTGAAAAATCATTAACGCCCGACTTAGCAGGTGACGCAATAGGCGGATCAACCGACCTCATCCTAAGAAAAGCTCCACAGGACTTCACATTTTCGCTGAGTGCTGCAAGCGGATCAAGCTCCGGCGTCGTGGGGAGCGCTTTCAGCACCTTCGACAGAAGCACAGTAAATGATCTTGATCCTGAGCGACTGCACGGGACAGTGGACGATGAAAACCCCACCACACAAATCAAACCACGTTACAATCCGACGCCCTCCGACTTTACGACCGCAAACTTGATATTCACAAACAAAGCTGCCCTCCCCGATGGCCTGCTTAATGGCCTTGTCGGCGATCGATTCCTCGACAACAGGTTCGGCATCATGGCCGCCGGTGCCTTTCAAAACACTTATGTCTATGTCCCCGTTCAATTTTATTCCGTCTCCTCAGACATCAACACGTTCGATCAATCCGGCCACCTAATCCCGTATCGTGCTGATTCAACAGATCAAAACTACTACACAAACAGGATGAGGGGCGGCGCAGTACTAAACGCAGACTTCATCGCGAGCGAGGGTCACGAGTTATCCGCGACTTACATGTATGTCGTTCAACAGGAAGCCCAGACACGCCATGAGACTCAAGTGACAATCGATGGTGAACGAGGAGCTGCCGATTTTACTTACTCACACCGCTCGGCACTGCGAACGCAGGATATCTCCAGCATTTCTCTTGGAGGCAGGCATTTCACAGATTCGCCCATATCGATAACATGGACACTTAATTACACGGATGCTTTGCAGGATCGACCGGATGAAGCTGAATATTCTGTCTATCAAAACTACAATGCTCAGCATGTTTTGTCAGGCACGTTGGGATTAGCGGACATAACTCACGACTGGAGAAGGAATGACGATCGTCAGTATCTCGGGAAACTAGATGGAACATACCATTTGACGTCGGATGGTACGCAGACTTTCCAGGTCGGCATGGAGGCTCAGGGACTCCGGCGCGCAAATTATGAGGACGATTACAAACTAAATCCGTATGTTTTCACCAGCGGTCCTTACGCTGGACACACAGAACCCTTTACAACAATCGATAGTGCTGTTGTGACCGTGTTTGGATACGGAACAACTTCAGGGACCTCCGTGTATGGATACCAGAACTATAAAGCAAGCGAAGTCCTTCTCGCATCATATTTTGAATACAAAGCAATCCTCGGCCAATTGCAGATTCTCGGTGGAATGAGATGGGAACAGGCTCATGACATATATAACACAATGGCGAATCCTGTAGATAGTCTCCGACAGGCAAATATTTTTATGGTCAACATCCTTCCCGGTATCCACTTCAGATATGAACTTACCCCGGAGCAACTTCTTCACTTTTCAGTGACTCAGAGCATGAGCCGCCCAAGTTATTTCGACTTGGTCCCTGCCGTTGATCGCTCGGACGAAAGCTCTTCGACCGGAAATCCGGGACTTCGTCCCGCTGTATCAACGAACGTAGATCTGCGATATGAATATTATCCAAACTCTACTGACGTTTTTTCGGCAGGGGTTTACTACAAAAGAATAAAAGATCCTATCGAGGACGAATTCAACTCCATTGGAGTGGTGCTCAACACCACAAAGATTAACGGCGATCCTGCCACCGTATATGGCTTTGAAGGCGTGATTTCAAAACACATAGGTAATTTCGGTGCAACAGTCAATTACGCTTATGTCATTTCAAAAATTTCAAGCATAAAGCAAGTCACCGTAGAAGACATAAATAGCGGTGACCTTACGCAATTGTATTACAAAGAAACGACGCCGCTTCCATCCCAGTCACCTCAAGTTGTTAACGTCATACTCTCATACGATAACCCAAATTGGGGAACAAAGTTAGAGCTCGCCTATAATTACACGGGAAAACGACTCCGTGCCGTTGCCCAGTTGGACGGTTACGACACATACGAAGAAGGAGTCGGACAGCTCGATTTTTCCGGCGAACAAACACTGTTGTTCAACCTGAAGTTAAATCTAAAACTAACCAACCTTACAAATGCCCAGGATATCACCGAAATAGAAACCGGAGAGTATCTCAAGCATGTACCGATAGTTGTCGAACGCGACCTAAACAAGATGGGGGGATCGGTTGGAATCAGCTATGATTTTTAG
- a CDS encoding T9SS type A sorting domain-containing protein — MSKLLVIALLPFFAAGAAFSQATLPDTLAGYVKGKTAPNHTYVVNDSLYVNVGDTLTISPGDTLLMKNNPSTGAACWIDVLGTFICEGTSTNRIVITTAFVDSAKHPGMWGGIIGDSCKYISVRFAIITWAGGNDASGHAYRTFDISSDAANTTNTVFTDNVVVGTVDDCIGLHGGNASVLRNTLKWVGAPDGDNINVKSGTIGEIAYNVIWGAGGNGIKINASTTVARITNVCIHNNTIAAGGWRRIDELGYGILVDASARAQIYNNIIGDMYGGLEITTIADTLRTVHDNNLFFYSVDSLSGTARYYPSDGVGRPAPDDIFDVKASNLFVSYQPFFTNDWNTLDGSNNYHLLGSSPAIGHGFTPPAPTSSNHWWNPYFVNGTDTLTLPGDANIGAYGLLTAIENQNSNVPSSFILDQNYPNPFNPSTQISYSIPRNVYVSLKVYNVLGQEVSTLFAGEQTVGQHSATFDGSNFASGVYFYRLEAGANSITKKMILVK, encoded by the coding sequence ATGTCAAAACTTTTAGTAATTGCTCTGCTCCCTTTTTTTGCAGCAGGAGCAGCATTCTCACAAGCGACACTACCAGATACGTTGGCGGGTTATGTGAAGGGAAAAACTGCACCCAACCATACATATGTTGTAAACGACAGCCTGTATGTTAACGTGGGTGACACCCTCACAATCAGCCCCGGCGACACGCTCCTAATGAAGAACAATCCTTCGACGGGCGCTGCATGTTGGATAGATGTCCTCGGAACCTTCATCTGTGAGGGAACATCGACAAACCGCATTGTGATCACGACTGCCTTTGTGGATTCTGCAAAACATCCTGGAATGTGGGGAGGCATCATTGGAGATTCTTGCAAATACATCAGCGTCAGGTTTGCAATCATTACCTGGGCGGGAGGCAATGACGCGTCGGGTCACGCTTATCGCACATTCGACATTTCTTCCGATGCCGCGAATACCACGAACACCGTCTTCACGGATAATGTGGTCGTGGGCACTGTTGATGACTGTATCGGTCTCCACGGGGGGAATGCAAGTGTTCTTCGCAACACCTTGAAATGGGTTGGTGCACCAGACGGCGATAACATCAACGTAAAGTCCGGTACGATCGGCGAAATTGCCTACAATGTCATCTGGGGAGCGGGCGGAAATGGAATCAAGATCAATGCTTCCACGACAGTCGCTCGCATAACCAATGTATGCATTCATAACAATACAATCGCTGCCGGGGGATGGCGCCGAATCGACGAACTCGGATACGGCATCCTCGTAGATGCAAGCGCGCGCGCTCAGATTTACAACAACATAATTGGTGATATGTACGGCGGACTTGAGATTACAACAATAGCTGACACCTTGAGGACCGTCCATGATAACAACCTGTTCTTCTACTCAGTCGACAGTTTGAGCGGGACAGCACGCTACTATCCTTCCGACGGAGTCGGTAGACCTGCACCGGACGATATCTTTGATGTGAAAGCCAGTAACCTCTTTGTAAGTTACCAGCCATTTTTCACAAACGACTGGAATACCCTTGATGGGTCAAATAATTACCACTTGCTTGGTTCATCTCCTGCTATAGGACACGGATTTACTCCGCCAGCTCCTACTTCCTCGAATCACTGGTGGAACCCATACTTCGTAAATGGTACGGATACATTGACATTGCCGGGTGATGCAAACATCGGAGCGTATGGCCTGCTTACGGCCATCGAAAATCAAAACTCCAACGTCCCATCGAGCTTTATACTAGATCAGAATTATCCGAATCCTTTCAACCCTTCGACACAGATCAGTTACAGCATTCCCAGGAACGTCTATGTTTCGTTGAAGGTCTATAACGTCCTCGGTCAAGAAGTCAGCACGCTTTTTGCCGGCGAGCAGACCGTGGGCCAGCATTCGGCTACATTCGATGGCAGCAATTTCGCGAGCGGTGTTTACTTTTATCGTTTGGAAGCCGGTGCTAATTCTATCACAAAGAAAATGATATTGGTTAAGTGA
- a CDS encoding metallophosphoesterase, whose protein sequence is MKHRLFATLMFVLITVRFGFAQQQINSSARFLIIGDWGGFASENQKAVAAAMGRDAEKNQDQFVVTVGDNYHGKGISSATDSRWKTEYEDIYSHASLQIPWYPTLGNHDYEGSPQAELDYSNYSKRWDFHSRYYAQEENIDDSTKILIVHLDTPPFVTEYQQRDEQYHVKEQDPAKQVRWLDSLLSASNDRWVIVVGHHPIYSAAPTHGDTPELIYDVLPVLERHHIPVYICGHDHVMQHLCDNGIDFFVCGGGAEHRDVNKRPDVVYGKGSLGFLSVTAYRDSLNFRMIDENSAILHEVTITK, encoded by the coding sequence ATGAAACACAGGCTGTTTGCAACTCTAATGTTTGTTCTCATAACTGTCCGCTTCGGTTTTGCTCAACAACAAATCAACTCATCCGCTCGATTTCTCATTATCGGCGACTGGGGTGGATTTGCGTCAGAAAACCAAAAAGCGGTCGCGGCGGCCATGGGAAGAGATGCCGAGAAAAATCAGGATCAATTCGTCGTCACTGTCGGAGACAACTACCATGGAAAAGGAATCTCAAGCGCCACTGACTCACGCTGGAAGACGGAGTATGAAGACATCTATTCCCATGCGTCCTTGCAAATACCATGGTATCCAACTCTCGGAAACCACGATTACGAAGGAAGTCCGCAGGCCGAACTTGATTATTCCAATTACTCAAAACGCTGGGATTTCCATTCGCGATACTATGCACAGGAAGAGAATATTGACGACTCGACGAAAATACTTATCGTCCATCTTGACACTCCACCTTTCGTGACGGAATATCAGCAGCGCGATGAGCAATACCATGTCAAAGAGCAGGATCCGGCCAAACAGGTCCGCTGGCTCGACTCACTCTTGTCAGCATCTAATGATCGGTGGGTGATTGTCGTCGGCCACCACCCGATTTACTCGGCAGCACCGACACACGGAGACACTCCGGAATTAATCTACGACGTACTTCCCGTCCTTGAACGCCACCATATCCCGGTCTATATTTGCGGCCACGATCACGTGATGCAACATCTTTGCGACAATGGAATCGACTTCTTCGTCTGCGGCGGCGGAGCAGAACATAGAGACGTCAACAAACGTCCGGATGTCGTATACGGCAAGGGTTCTCTCGGTTTTCTCTCAGTTACTGCGTACCGCGATTCGCTCAACTTCAGGATGATTGATGAAAATAGCGCAATTCTACACGAAGTGACAATAACAAAGTAG
- a CDS encoding metallophosphoesterase yields MRCKFNLRLLLLFLVLALFQTELFAQHKIKIALWGDSRENAENACSDIAHILLYKITDWDFQVHCGDFTHDGTDASWQRTLHYPGVDSIFVKGKFFMCTSNHEFKSKDGEKNFDKYTAGILPTNSANGSTHFYSYHVSNVDVIFCDGYATPKDVMQHWLDSLLATIPSTDWIIGVWHNPTYGDLSYKESYADICMPWVESLYKHGCKFIFNGHAHIYLRTKPLRPDGTVDEKDGIVHVINGTGGASFKDPTPESDKTAFTPSGKSFPCITFITFNGNKADLETVDARPGHNLQVIDSYKSEK; encoded by the coding sequence ATGAGATGCAAATTCAACCTTAGACTTTTACTCCTCTTTCTCGTTCTTGCACTGTTTCAAACCGAGCTTTTTGCTCAACACAAAATAAAGATCGCTCTCTGGGGCGATTCGAGAGAAAACGCCGAGAACGCTTGCTCTGATATTGCACATATACTTCTATACAAGATCACCGATTGGGATTTCCAGGTTCACTGCGGAGATTTCACACATGATGGCACAGATGCGTCGTGGCAGAGAACTCTTCATTATCCCGGAGTCGACAGCATTTTCGTCAAGGGGAAATTTTTCATGTGCACGAGCAACCATGAATTCAAAAGCAAAGACGGAGAAAAGAATTTTGACAAATACACCGCCGGGATATTGCCGACAAATTCAGCCAATGGATCGACACATTTTTATTCCTATCATGTTTCAAATGTCGATGTGATTTTCTGTGACGGGTATGCAACCCCAAAAGATGTGATGCAGCACTGGCTCGACAGCCTCCTTGCCACAATTCCGAGCACCGACTGGATAATCGGCGTCTGGCACAATCCGACTTACGGCGATTTATCGTACAAAGAGAGCTATGCCGACATTTGTATGCCGTGGGTCGAGAGTCTTTATAAACACGGCTGCAAGTTTATTTTCAACGGGCACGCGCATATTTATCTCAGGACGAAGCCTCTGCGTCCCGATGGAACGGTTGACGAGAAGGATGGGATCGTGCACGTCATCAACGGCACAGGCGGCGCGAGTTTCAAGGATCCAACACCCGAAAGCGATAAGACAGCATTCACTCCTTCGGGAAAATCGTTCCCATGCATAACTTTCATCACCTTCAACGGCAACAAGGCCGATCTCGAAACTGTCGACGCGCGACCAGGACATAACCTCCAGGTGATTGATAGTTACAAGTCAGAAAAATAA